The proteins below come from a single Psychrobacter sp. PL19 genomic window:
- a CDS encoding trimeric intracellular cation channel family protein yields MISIISVHAYALLNACYMAVFGKSFDMLSAPTLGVTSSAAVPTVIDSAVNQIVQSPLALTPEFVTRFEPTSFMFWLEMFGIFACSVSGTILAKHKNFDVFGCILVAMIAAISGPTARDIILDRYPLFWIVNMNYLLIITITSVGFQMFCNPKARHVDGLLKLFDGLALAIFTLIGIQVAQEMGANIPICILLGVLNILFGTVIRDMLCNEIPLVLQRKIYVTAAIIGGILYFAMEGMGFTPWITESCTMITIFVIRMLAVRYDWHFPDIGLMKNHAA; encoded by the coding sequence ATGATCAGTATTATTAGTGTCCATGCCTATGCGTTGCTCAACGCATGCTATATGGCAGTCTTTGGTAAATCTTTTGATATGTTATCCGCCCCCACTTTGGGCGTGACATCATCCGCTGCTGTCCCTACGGTTATTGATTCAGCTGTTAATCAAATAGTCCAATCCCCGCTCGCTCTGACGCCTGAGTTTGTGACACGATTTGAGCCTACCTCGTTTATGTTTTGGTTAGAAATGTTTGGTATTTTTGCCTGTAGCGTTTCGGGAACTATTTTAGCTAAACATAAAAACTTCGATGTGTTTGGCTGTATTTTGGTAGCAATGATTGCCGCTATTAGCGGCCCTACAGCGCGTGATATTATTCTTGATCGCTATCCGCTGTTTTGGATAGTGAATATGAATTACCTGTTGATTATTACTATTACTTCTGTTGGGTTTCAGATGTTTTGTAACCCAAAAGCGCGCCATGTAGATGGCTTGTTAAAGCTATTTGATGGCTTGGCATTGGCAATTTTTACCTTAATTGGTATCCAAGTGGCACAAGAAATGGGTGCAAACATCCCTATCTGTATCTTGCTTGGGGTATTGAATATCTTGTTTGGTACCGTCATCCGCGACATGCTGTGTAACGAGATTCCATTAGTGTTACAGCGCAAGATTTATGTGACTGCAGCGATTATTGGCGGGATATTATATTTTGCGATGGAGGGTATGGGCTTTACTCCGTGGATAACCGAGTCGTGTACGATGATTACAATCTTTGTGATTCGTATGCTGGCGGTGCGCTATGATTGGCACTTTCCAGATATTGGGCTGATGAAAAACCATGCCGCATAA
- a CDS encoding trimeric intracellular cation channel family protein translates to MSHVFIFPDILLYALDMVGVVACAIAGTLLAQHKGFDIAGCILVAMVNAIGGGTLRDMALDRHPLFWMTDLNYLLVITATSLILQIFFHLYHKIDNALKLFDAIGLAAFSVIGFKIALTQDMLPAIAIMMGVWTAIIGGLLRDIICNEIPLLLQREIYISASIVGSVTYLLLEHLGVNAGLNEFIMLSVIFAVRMLALRFDWHLPSIRLIG, encoded by the coding sequence ATGAGTCATGTTTTCATTTTTCCTGATATTTTGCTGTATGCATTAGATATGGTTGGGGTCGTTGCCTGTGCTATCGCTGGCACACTGCTCGCACAGCACAAAGGCTTCGACATTGCCGGCTGCATCTTAGTGGCAATGGTCAATGCGATTGGTGGCGGCACACTACGTGATATGGCTCTAGATCGCCATCCATTATTTTGGATGACCGATCTCAACTACCTCTTGGTCATTACAGCGACTTCCCTTATCCTGCAGATATTTTTTCATCTTTATCATAAAATTGACAACGCGCTAAAATTATTCGATGCTATCGGTCTCGCCGCATTTAGCGTTATTGGCTTTAAAATCGCCTTAACGCAAGATATGTTGCCAGCGATTGCCATTATGATGGGGGTATGGACTGCAATTATCGGTGGATTGCTACGCGATATTATCTGTAATGAAATACCGCTACTGCTGCAGCGCGAAATCTATATATCCGCCAGTATCGTAGGGTCAGTGACATATTTACTGCTTGAGCATTTGGGCGTTAACGCCGGACTGAATGAGTTTATTATGCTCAGCGTCATTTTTGCGGTGCGGATGTTAGCACTGCGCTTCGATTGGCATCTTCCCTCCATTCGCTTGATTGGTTAA